The genomic window CGGTGACCGCGGGGGTGAAGGAGGTCCGCGCGCTGGTGGCCGCGGCCCGCGAGCGCCAGGCGATGAGCGGCCGCCGCACGCTGCTCTTCGTGGACGAGATCCACCGCTTCAACAAGGCCCAGCAGGACGCCTTCCTGCCCCACGTGGAGGACGGCACCATCATCCTGGTGGGCGCCACCACCGAGAACCCCAGCTTCGAGGTCAACAGCGCGCTGCTGAGCCGCAGTCGCGTCTTCACGCTGCAGGCGCTGGGCGAGGACGAGATCGTCGTGCTCCTCGAGCGCGCGCTCGCCGACGCGGAGCGCGGTCTCGGCGAGCGGAAGATCGAGGCCGAGCCGGGGGCGCTGGAGCTCATCGCGGCGGGCGCCAGCGGCGACGCCCGCGTGGCCCTCAACTCGCTCGAACTGCTCGCGGCGAGTCTCACCGGCGACAGCCCCCGCCTCGAGACGGCCGCCGCCGCCGAGTTGATGCGCCGGCGCAGCCATCGCTACGACAAGGCCGGCGAGGAGCACTACAACCTGATCAGCGCGCTGCACAAGAGCCTGCGCGACTCGGATCCCGACGCCTCGCTCTACTGGGCCGCGCGCATGCTGGCCAGCGGGGAGGATCCGCTCTACCTGATGCGGCGCCTCGTGCGCTTCGCCAGCGAGGACGTCGGCAACGCCGATCCGCGCGCCCTGCAGGTCGCCGTGGCCGGCATGCAGGCGACGCACTTCCTCGGTCTGCCGGAGTGCGACACGGCCGTCGCGCAGACCGTGCTCTACCTGGCCTGCGCCCCCAAGAGCAACCGGGTCTACACGGCGGTGAAGGCGGCCGCGGCCGACGTGGAATCGCTGCCCGACGCGCCCGTCCCCCTGCACCTGCGCAACGCGCCCACGCGGCTGATGAAGGAGCTGGGCTACGGGGACGGCTACGTCTACGCGCCGAACGACCCCGGGGGCGGGCTGCGCCAGTCGCACTTCCCCGACGAGATCGGCCCACGGCACTACTACGAACCCACGGAGCA from Candidatus Latescibacterota bacterium includes these protein-coding regions:
- a CDS encoding replication-associated recombination protein A; translation: MDLFASKAPAPLAERMRPRTLDEFLGQRQLLGEGRPLRRYLDSGALSSSMLFWGPPGTGKTTLARILAGVVDAEFVNFSAVTAGVKEVRALVAAARERQAMSGRRTLLFVDEIHRFNKAQQDAFLPHVEDGTIILVGATTENPSFEVNSALLSRSRVFTLQALGEDEIVVLLERALADAERGLGERKIEAEPGALELIAAGASGDARVALNSLELLAASLTGDSPRLETAAAAELMRRRSHRYDKAGEEHYNLISALHKSLRDSDPDASLYWAARMLASGEDPLYLMRRLVRFASEDVGNADPRALQVAVAGMQATHFLGLPECDTAVAQTVLYLACAPKSNRVYTAVKAAAADVESLPDAPVPLHLRNAPTRLMKELGYGDGYVYAPNDPGGGLRQSHFPDEIGPRHYYEPTEHGYEARIREFLAWRQRRREEDE